Genomic segment of Bacteroidota bacterium:
TATTTTTACCGGATCACTCAGATCATACATGGCGCCGATATTGCCACAACCTAATATAAGAGCAGTATAAGCCAGCTTCTATTTTTTTTCTAAGAAGGAATATTTTATTTCGGCGACTTTCCAGTCTTCTTCATTATCTATATCCTGAACTTCTGATTCAGGCACTTCAAGTGCATAAGTATTGTTTGTCACCAGGCTTTTTGATTCAAGAAAATTTTTTATATCAAAAAAATAGAATTGTCCGCAATCATGAAATGATGGAGGAAGATCCTGTGATCGCTTACTGGCGTTTTCCGGCCAATTATACGCCAGCTTTCCATCTTCCATTTTGAATGAACGCCAGATTGGGAAACTAAAACGTGTAACAGGTATTACCGAATCAGCATTATTTTTAACCAGCAACTCAAAAGCTTTTTTTAACTTCTCTGCTGTTACAAATGGAGCGGTAGGATAGATACAGCAGCCATAATCAAAATTAGTTCGTGCTGATTTGTATTTTAACAATACTTCGTTAAGTACCTCTGCAGTTGTTGCAAAATCATTCGATGTATCTGCTGACCTCAAAAACGGTATTTCCGCTCCAGCCTTTTTTGCTACTTCGGCAATTTCATCATCATCTGTAGATACCATCACTGTATTAAAAATGCCGGATGACAAAGCAGCATCAATTGAATATTGAATAATGGGTTTGCCGGAAAAATTTTTAATGTTTTTTCGGGGAATTCTTTTACTGCCACCCCTTGCCGTAATTATTGCTACTGATTTATACATCTTCTTCTTGAATTATATCAAATCCCATGTGAGTGGTGTGCCAGCCTTAATATCATTTTTTACAGCCCTGCCCATTACCAGGTCAAGATAGCGGCTTTCTAATCCATTGCCAGGTCGGATAATTTTTATGTTGGTAGCATTGATCAGTTCACCAGATTTCATGTCTTTAGCTATATAAATTGATCTTTTAAACATTTTGCTTTTTTCTTCCGCCTTCTGCACACCATATTTTACCGCACCCAATGCCAGGAAAGCTCTTTCGGATTCTGTAACCAAAGCTTTTAATTCATCCGGTTCCAATGAAAAAGCACTGTCAACACCACCATCTGCCCTGCGCAATGTAAAATGCTTTTCAATTACTCTTGCCCCTAATGCAGCTGCAGCAACTGAAGCCCCGATTCCCATAGTATGATCACTGAGACCAACAAGGCAATTAAACAATT
This window contains:
- the pseF gene encoding pseudaminic acid cytidylyltransferase, producing the protein MYKSVAIITARGGSKRIPRKNIKNFSGKPIIQYSIDAALSSGIFNTVMVSTDDDEIAEVAKKAGAEIPFLRSADTSNDFATTAEVLNEVLLKYKSARTNFDYGCCIYPTAPFVTAEKLKKAFELLVKNNADSVIPVTRFSFPIWRSFKMEDGKLAYNWPENASKRSQDLPPSFHDCGQFYFFDIKNFLESKSLVTNNTYALEVPESEVQDIDNEEDWKVAEIKYSFLEKK